The Globicephala melas chromosome 20, mGloMel1.2, whole genome shotgun sequence genome contains a region encoding:
- the POLR2A gene encoding DNA-directed RNA polymerase II subunit RPB1 isoform X1 yields the protein MHGGGPPSGDSACPLRTIKRVQFGVLSPDELKRMSVTEGGIKYPETTEGGRPKLGGLMDPRQGVIERTGRCQTCAGNMTECPGHFGHIELAKPVFHVGFLVKTMKVLRCVCFFCSKLLVDSNNPKIKDILAKSKGQPKKRLTHVYDLCKGKNICEGGEEMDNKFGVEQPEGDEDLTKEKGHGGCGRYQPRIRRSGLELYAEWKHVNEDSQEKKILLSPERVHEIFKRISDEECFVLGMEPRYARPEWMIVTVLPVPPLSVRPAVVMQGSARNQDDLTHKLADIVKINNQLRRNEQNGAAAHVIAEDVKLLQFHVATMVDNELPGLPRAMQKSGRPLKSLKQRLKGKEGRVRGNLMGKRVDFSARTVITPDPNLSIDQVGVPRSIAANMTFAEIVTPFNIDRLQELVRRGNSQYPGAKYIIRDNGDRIDLRFHPKPSDLHLQTGYKVERHMCDGDIVIFNRQPTLHKMSMMGHRVRILPWSTFRLNLSVTTPYNADFDGDEMNLHLPQSLETRAEIQELAMVPRMIVTPQSNRPVMGIVQDTLTAVRKFTKRDVFLERGEVMNLLMFLSTWDGKVPQPAILKPRPLWTGKQIFSLIIPGHINCIRTHSTHPDDEDSGPYKHISPGDTKVVVENGELIMGILCKKSLGTSAGSLVHISYLEMGHDITRLFYSNIQTVINNWLLIEGHTIGIGDSIADSKTYQDIQNTIKKAKQDVIEVIEKAHNNELEPTPGNTLRQTFENQVNRILNDARDKTGSSAQKSLSEYNNFKSMVVSGAKGSKINISQVIAVVGQQNVEGKRIPFGFKHRTLPHFIKDDYGPESRGFVENSYLAGLTPTEFFFHAMGGREGLIDTAVKTAETGYIQRRLIKSMESVMVKYDATVRNSINQVVQLRYGEDGLAGESVEFQNLATLKPSNKAFEKKFRFDYTNERALRRTLQEDVVKDVLSNAHIQNELEREFERMREDREVLRVIFPTGDSKVVLPCNLLRMIWNAQKIFHINPRLPSDLHPIKVVEGVKELSKKLVIVNGDDPLSRQAQENATLLFNIHLRSTLCSRRMAEEFRLSGEAFDWLLGEIESKFNQAIAHPGEMVGALAAQSLGEPATQMTLNTFHYAGVSAKNVTLGVPRLKELINISKKPKTPSLTVFLLGQSARDAERAKDILCRLEHTTLRKVTANTAIYYDPNPQSTVVAEDQEWVNVYYEMPDFDVARISPWLLRVELDRKHMTDRKLTMEQIAEKINAGFGDDLNCIFNDDNAEKLVLRIRIMNSDENKMQEEEEVVDKMDDDVFLRCIESNMLTDMTLQGIEQISKVYMHLPQTDNKKKIIITEDGEFKALQEWILETDGVSLMRVLSEKDVDPVRTTSNDIVEIFTVLGIEAVRKALERELYHVISFDGSYVNYRHLALLCDTMTCRGHLMAITRHGVNRQDTGPLMKCSFEETVDVLMEAAAHGESDPMKGVSENIMLGQLAPAGTGCFDLLLDAEKCKYGMEIPTNIPGLGAAGPTGMFFGSAPSPMGGISPAMTPWNQGATPAYGAWSPSVGSGMTPGAAGFSPSAASDASGFSPGYSPAWSPTPGSPGSPGPSSPYIPSPGGAMSPSYSPTSPAYEPRSPGGYTPQSPSYSPTSPSYSPTSPSYSPTSPNYSPTSPSYSPTSPSYSPTSPSYSPTSPSYSPTSPSYSPTSPSYSPTSPSYSPTSPSYSPTSPSYSPTSPSYSPTSPSYSPTSPSYSPTSPSYSPTSPSYSPTSPSYSPTSPNYSPTSPNYTPTSPSYSPTSPSYSPTSPNYTPTSPNYSPTSPSYSPTSPSYSPTSPSYSPSSPRYTPQSPTYTPSSPSYSPSSPSYSPTSPKYTPTSPSYSPSSPEYTPTSPKYSPTSPKYSPTSPKYSPTSPTYSPTTPKYSPTSPTYSPTSPVYTPTSPKYSPTSPTYSPTSPKYSPTSPTYSPTSPKGSTYSPTSPGYSPTSPTYSLTSPAISPDDSDEEN from the exons ATGCATGGGGGTGGCCCCCCCTCCGGGGACAGCGCATGCCCGCTGCGCACCATCAAGAGAGTGCAGTTCGGAGTCCTCAGTCCGGATGAACTG AAACGAATGTCTGTGACAGAGGGCGGCATCAAATACCCAGAGACCACCGAGGGAGGCCGCCCCAAGCTTGGGGGGCTGATGGATCCGAGGCAGGGGGTGATTGAGAGGACTGGCCGCTGCCAAACCTGTGCAG GAAACATGACAGAGTGTCCTGGCCACTTTGGCCACATTGAGCTGGCCAAACCTGTGTTCCATGTCGGCTTCCTGGTCAAGACAATGAAAGTTTTGCGCTGCGTCTGCTTCTTCTGCTCCAAATTGCTTGTGGACTCT AACAACCCAAAGATCAAGGACATTTTGGCTAAGTCCAAGGGGCAGCCCAAGAAGCGGCTCACACACGTCTATGACCTCTGCAAGGGCAAAAACATCTGCGAGGGCGGGGAGGAGATGGACAACAAGTTCGGTGTGGAGCAGCCTGAGGGCGATGAGGATTTGACCAAAGAAAAG GGCCACGGCGGCTGTGGGCGGTACCAGCCCCGGATCCGGCGCTCCGGCCTGGAGCTGTACGCAGAGTGGAAGCACGTCAACGAGGACTCTCAGGAGAAGAAGATCCTGCTGAGTCCTGAGCGGGTGCACGAGATCTTCAAACGCATCTCAGATGAGGAGTGCTTCGTCCTGGGCATGGAGCCTCGCTACGCCCGGCCCGAGTGGATGATTGTCACTGTGCTGCCCGTGCCCCCGCTCTCCGTGCGGCCTGCTGTTGTGATGCAGGGCTCTGCCCGCAACCAG GATGACCTGACACACAAACTGGCCGACATCGTGAAGATCAACAATCAGCTTCGGCGCAACGAGCAGAACGGCGCGGCCGCGCATGTCATCGCTGAGGACGTGAAGCTCCTCCAGTTCCACGTGGCCACCATGGTGGACAACGAGCTGCCTGGCTTGCCTCGT GCCATGCAGAAGTCTGGGCGTCCCCTCAAGTCCCTGAAGCAGCGGTTGAAGGGCAAGGAAGGCCGTGTGCGCGGGAACCTGATGGGCAAGCGGGTGGACTTCTCGGCCCGCACTGTCATCACCCCCGACCCCAACCTCTCCATTGACCAGGTTGGCGTGCCTCGCTCCATTGCCGCCAATATGACCTTTGCGGAGATCGTCACCCCCTTCAACATTGACAG ACTTCAGGAACTAGTGCGCAGGGGGAACAGCCAGTACCCAGGGGCCAAGTACATCATCCGGGACAACGGTGATCGCATTGACCTGCGTTTCCACCCCAAACCCAGTGACCTTCACCTGCAGACTGGCTATAAG GTGGAACGGCACATGTGCGATGGGGACATTGTTATCTTCAACCGGCAGCCAACTTTGCACAAAATGTCCATGATGGGACATCGGGTTCGCATCCTGCCCTGGTCTACTTTTCGCTTGAATCTTAG TGTGACAACTCCATACAATGCCGATTTTGATGGGGATGAGATGAACTTGCACCTGCCACAGTCCCTGGAGACACGGGCTGAGATCCAGGAGCTCGCCATGGTGCCACGCATGATTGTCACCCCCCAGAGCAATCGCCCGGTTATGGGCATTGTGCAGGACACGCTGACCGCAGTGCGCAAATTCACCAAGAGGGATGTTTTCCTGGAGCGG GGGGAGGTGATGAACCTCCTGATGTTCCTGTCCACGTGGGACGGCAAGGTCCCACAGCCAGCCATCCTGAAGCCCCGGCCCCTGTGGACAGGGAAGCAGATCTTCTCCCTCATCATACCCGGCCACATCAACTGTATCCGCACCCACAGCACCCATCCCGATGATGAGGATAGTGGTCCTTACAAGCACATCTCTCCTGGGGACACCAAG GTGGTGGTGGAGAATGGGGAGCTGATCATGGGCATCCTGTGTAAGAAGTCTTTGGGCACATCAGCTGGCTCCCTGGTCCACATCTCTTACCTAGAGATGGGTCATGACATCACCCGCCTCTTCTACTCCAACATTCAGACTGTCATTAACAACTGGCTCCTCATTGAGG GTCATACCATTGGCATTGGGGACTCCATTGCTGATTCTAAGACTTACCAAGACATTCAGAACACTATTAAGAAGGCCAAGCAGGATGTAATAGAG GTCATTGAGAAGGCGCATAACAACGAGCTGGAGCCCACCCCGGGGAACACTTTGCGGCAGACCTTTGAGAACCAGGTGAACCGCATTCTCAACGATGCCCGAGACAAGACTGGCTCCTCTGCCCAGAAATCCCTGTCTGAATACAACAACTTTAAGTCAATGGTGGTGTCCGGGGCTAAAGGTTCCAAGATCAACATCTCCCAG GTCATTGCTGTCGTCGGGCAGCAGAACGTGGAGGGCAAGCGGATCCCGTTTGGGTTCAAGCACCGGACTCTGCCTCACTTCATCAAAGATGACTATGGGCCTGAGAGCCGTGGCTTCGTGGAGAACTCCTACCTGGCCGGCCTCACGCCCACCGAGTTCTTCTTCCATGCCATGGGGGGTCGTGAGGGGCTCATCGACACAGCTGTCAAGACTGCTGAGACTG GATACATCCAGCGGCGGCTGATCAAATCCATGGAGTCGGTGATGGTGAAGTATGACGCCACCGTGCGAAACTCCATCAATCAGGTGGTACAGCTGCGCTATGGTGAAGACGGCCTGGCGGGCGAGAGCGTTGAGTTCCAGAACCTGGCTACCCTCAAGCCTTCCAACAAGGCTTTCGAGAAGAA GTTCCGCTTTGATTATACCAATGAGAGGGCCCTGCGGCGCACCCTGCAGGAGGATGTGGTGAAGGACGTGCTGAGCAATGCACACATTCAGAACGAGCTGGAGCGAGAATTTGAGCGGATGCGTGAGGACAGGGAGGTGCTCAGGGTCATCTTCCCAACTGGTGACAGCAAG GTTGTCCTCCCCTGTAACCTGCTGCGCATGATCTGGAACGCTCAGAAGATCTTCCACATCAACCCTCGCCTTCCCTCTGACCTGCACCCCATCAAGGTGGTAGAGG GTGTCAAGGAGCTGAGCAAGAAGCTGGTGATTGTGAATGGGGACGACCCACTGAGCCGGCAGGCCCAGGAGAACGCCACCCTGCTCTTCAACATCCACCTGCGGTCCACGCTGTGCTCCCGCCGCATGGCCGAGGAGTTTCGGCTCAGCGGAGAGGCCTTCGACTGGCTGCTCGGAGAGATCGAGTCCAAGTTCAACCAAGCCATT GCCCATCCTGGGGAAATGGTGGGAGCTCTGGCTGCACAGTCCCTTGGAGAACCTGCCACCCAGATGACTCTGAACACCTTCCACTATGCTGGTGTGTCCGCCAAGAATGTGACACTGGGTGTGCCCCGACTTAAGGAGCTCATCAACATTTCCAAGAAGCCAAAGACCCCCTCACTTACTGTCTTCCTGCTGGGCCAGTCTGCTCGAGATGCTGAGAGAGCCAAG gataTTCTGTGCCGCCTGGAACATACAACGCTGAGGAAGGTGACTGCCAACACGGCCATCTACTATGACCCCAACCCCCAGAGCACGGTGGTGGCAGAGGATCAGGAGTGGGTGAATGTCTACTATGAGATGCCTGACTTTGATGTGGCCCGAATCTCCCCCTGGCTTTTGCGGGTGGAGCTGGACCGGAAGCACATGACTGATCGGAAGCTGACCATGGAGCAGATTGCCGAGAAGATCAATGCTG GTTTCGGTGATGACTTGAATTGCATCTTTAACGATGATAATGCAGAGAAGCTGGTGCTCCGTATCCGCATCATGAACAGTGATGAAAACAAGATGCAAGAG GAAGAAGAGGTGGTGGACAAGATGGATGACGACGTCTTCCTGCGCTGCATCGAGTCCAACATGCTGACAGATATGACCCTGCAGGGCATCGAGCAGATCAGCAAG GTGTACATGCACTTGCCGCAGACGGACAACAAGAAGAAGATCATCATCACAGAGGACGGGGAGTTCAAGGCCTTGCAGGAGTGGATCCTGGAGACGGATGGCGTGAGCCTCATGCGGGTGCTGAGCGAGAAGGACGTGGACCCTGTGCGCACCACGTCCAACGACATCGTGGAGATCTTCACG GTGCTGGGCATAGAAGCCGTGCGGAAGGCCCTGGAGCGGGAGCTGTACCACGTCATCTCCTTCGATGGTTCCTACGTCAATTACCGGCACTTGGCTCTCCTGTGTGATACCATGACCTGTCGTGGCCACTTGATGGCCATCACCCGACACGGAGTCAACCGCCAGGATACCGGACCTCTCATGAAGTGCTCCTTTGAGGAAACG GTGGATGTGCTTATGGAAGCAGCTGCACATGGAGAGAGCGACCCCATGAAGGGGGTGTCTGAGAACATCATGCTGGGCCAGCTGGCTCCAGCCGGCACTGGCTGTTTTGACCTCCTGCTCGATGCAGAGAAGTGCAAGTATGGCATGGAGATCCCCACCAACATCCCCGGCTTGGGGGCTGCCGGAC CCACCGGCATGTTCTTCGGCTCGGCCCCCAGTCCCATGGGAGGAATTTCTCCAGCCATGACACCCTGGAACCAGGGCGCAACCCCAGCCTACGGTGCCTGGTCCCCCAGTGTTG GGAGCGGGATGACCCCGGGGGCAGCAGGCTTCTCTCCCAGTGCTGCTTCAGATGCCAGTGGCTTCAGCCCTGGTTACTCCCCGGCCTGGTCTCCCACGCCGGGTTCCCCGGGCTCCCCTGGCCCCTCAAGCCCGTATATTCCCTCACCAG GGGGTGCCATGTCTCCCAGCTACTCCCCGACGTCGCCTGCCTACGAGCCCCGCTCCCCTGGGGGCTACACGCCCCAGAGTCCCTCTTACTCCCCCACTTCACCCTCCTACTCCCCTACGTCTCCATCCTATTCTCCAACCAGCCCCAACTACAGCCCCACGTCGCCCAGCTACTCCCCGACCTCGCCCAGCTACTCCCCGACCTCGCCCAGCTACTCCCCGACCTCACCCAGCTACTCCCCGACCTCACCCAGCTACTCCCCGACCTCACCCAGCTACTCGCCCACTTCCCCAAGCTACTCGCCCACATCACCCAGCTACTCGCCAACCTCTCCCAGCTATTCGCCCACCTCTCCCAGTTACTCGCCAACTTCACCCAGCTACTCGCCCACCTCACCTAGCTACTCTCCGACATCTCCAAGCTATTCGCCGACGTCACCAAGCTACTCACCAACTTCCCCAAGTTACTCGCCCACCAGCCCTAACTATTCTCCAACCAGTCCCAATTACACCCCGACGTCACCCAGCTATAGCCCAACATCCCCCAGCTACTCACCTACTAGTCCCAACTACACACCAACGAGCCCCAACTACAGCCCAACCTCTCCAAGCTACTCTCCGACCTCACCCAGCTACTCCCCGACCTCACCAAGCTACTCCCCTTCGAGTCCACGATACACACCACAGTCTCCCACCTATACCCCGAGCTCACCCAGCTACAGCCCCAGCTCGCCCAGCTACAGCCCGACTTCACCGAAGTACACCCCAACCAGTCCTTCCTACAGCCCCAGCTCACCGGAGTACACCCCGACCTCTCCCAAGTACTCACCTACCAGCCCGAAATATTCGCCCACCTCCCCCAAGTACTCTCCGACCAGCCCCACCTACTCGCCCACCACTCCAAAATACTCGCCGACGTCTCCTACTTACTCACCAACCTCTCCGGTCTACACCCCAACCTCCCCCAAGTACTCACCCACCAGCCCCACCTACTCGCCCACCTCCCCCAAGTACTCACCCACCAGCCCCACCTACTCGCCCACTTCCCCCAAAGGCTCGACCTACTCGCCCACCTCCCCTGGCTACTCGCCCACCAGCCCCACCTATAGCCTCACCAGCCCAGCCATCAGTCCCGATGACAGTGATGAGGAGAACTGA